Proteins from a genomic interval of Rhodococcoides fascians A25f:
- the leuS gene encoding leucine--tRNA ligase produces the protein MTDSVDASTESVPEHRYTAELAGQIEEQWQDLWETQGTFDAPNPVGTLAGDVPKDKLFVQDMFPYPSGSGLHVGHPLGYIATDVFARYHRMQGRNVLHALGYDAFGLPAEQYAVQTGTHPRSTTEDNIVNMRRQLRRLGLGHDRRRSLATTDVDFYHWTQWIFLQIFNSWFDTDLGKARPIAELEAAFASGERTLDDGRSWESLTVGERREVIDGFRLVYESNSMVNWCPGLGTVLANEEVTADGRSDRGNFPVFRKNLRQWMMRITAYSDRLVDDLEYLDWPEKVKTMQRNWIGRSRGAQVSFSGIEVFTTRPDTLFGASYVVLAPEHDLVDGLIAPEWPADVSDKWTGGAATPAEAVAAYRASIAAKSDLERQENKEKTGVFIGAYATNPVNGEQVPVFIADYVLTGYGTGAIMAVPGHDARDWEFATTFGLPVREVISGGDVTEAAYVGDGALVNSDFLDGLPVDEAKAAVIARLEADGTGRGTIQYKLRDWLFARQRYWGEPFPIVWDAEGNPHGLPDSALPVELPEIENYAPVSFDPNDASSEPSPPLAKADGWVNVELDLGDGLQTYTRDTNVMPQWAGSSWYQLRYVDPTNSEAFADPENEKYWVGPRPEIHGPNDPGGVDLYVGGVEHAVLHLLYSRFWHKVLFDLGHVSSSEPYRRLYNQGYIQAYAYTDARGVYVPAAEVIERDGGYFYQDQPVNREYGKMGKSLKNSVSPDEIFAEYGADTLRFYEMSMGPLDTSRPWATKDVVGAQRFLQRVWRLVLDEVTGEVRVTDAKPTEDTLRVLNRVIDGVHADYAALRDNTAGAKLIELTNHITKAYPDGAPRGVVEPLILMLAPLAPHLSEELWGKLGHEKSLAHGPFPRVEKKWLVADTVDYPIQVNGKVRSRITVSADATKDDVEKTALADEKIAALLDGKAPTKIIVIPGRMVNIVLK, from the coding sequence GTGACCGATTCCGTTGACGCATCCACCGAGTCCGTTCCCGAACACCGCTATACCGCGGAGCTCGCCGGGCAGATCGAGGAGCAGTGGCAGGACCTGTGGGAGACCCAGGGCACCTTCGACGCGCCCAACCCGGTCGGCACGCTCGCCGGAGACGTCCCGAAAGACAAGCTGTTCGTCCAGGACATGTTCCCGTATCCGTCGGGCAGCGGCCTGCACGTCGGCCATCCCCTCGGTTACATCGCCACCGACGTCTTCGCGCGCTACCACCGCATGCAGGGCCGCAACGTGCTGCACGCGCTGGGGTACGACGCGTTCGGTCTGCCCGCCGAGCAGTACGCCGTGCAGACCGGCACGCACCCGCGCAGCACCACCGAGGACAACATCGTCAACATGCGACGCCAGTTGCGACGTCTGGGCCTCGGGCACGATCGTCGACGGTCCCTGGCGACGACGGACGTCGACTTCTACCACTGGACGCAGTGGATCTTTCTGCAGATCTTCAACTCGTGGTTCGACACGGACCTCGGCAAAGCGCGGCCCATCGCGGAACTGGAGGCGGCCTTCGCCTCGGGTGAGCGGACTTTGGACGACGGCCGCTCCTGGGAGTCGCTGACCGTCGGCGAGCGCCGTGAGGTGATCGACGGCTTCCGTCTGGTGTACGAGTCCAACTCGATGGTCAATTGGTGCCCCGGCCTGGGTACGGTGCTGGCCAACGAAGAGGTCACCGCCGACGGCCGCAGCGATCGCGGTAACTTCCCGGTCTTCCGGAAGAACTTGCGGCAGTGGATGATGCGCATCACGGCATACTCCGACCGCCTGGTCGACGACCTCGAGTACCTGGATTGGCCCGAGAAGGTCAAGACGATGCAGCGCAACTGGATCGGACGCTCCCGCGGAGCGCAGGTCTCGTTCTCCGGCATCGAGGTGTTCACCACTCGCCCCGACACTCTGTTCGGCGCGAGCTACGTGGTGCTCGCGCCCGAGCACGATCTGGTCGACGGGCTGATCGCTCCCGAGTGGCCGGCGGACGTCTCCGACAAGTGGACCGGCGGTGCCGCGACTCCCGCGGAAGCCGTTGCGGCATACCGGGCGTCGATCGCCGCCAAGTCCGATCTGGAGCGGCAGGAGAACAAGGAGAAGACCGGCGTCTTCATCGGCGCCTACGCGACGAACCCGGTGAACGGTGAGCAGGTGCCGGTGTTCATCGCCGACTACGTGCTGACGGGCTACGGCACCGGTGCGATCATGGCCGTACCCGGCCACGACGCCCGTGACTGGGAATTTGCGACAACTTTCGGTCTGCCTGTGCGAGAGGTCATTTCGGGCGGCGACGTCACCGAGGCAGCGTACGTCGGCGACGGTGCGCTGGTGAACTCGGACTTCCTCGACGGCCTGCCGGTCGACGAGGCCAAGGCCGCCGTCATCGCACGCCTGGAAGCGGACGGCACCGGCCGCGGCACGATTCAGTACAAGCTGCGCGACTGGCTGTTCGCGCGCCAGCGGTACTGGGGTGAGCCCTTCCCGATCGTCTGGGACGCCGAGGGCAACCCGCACGGCTTGCCGGATTCCGCTCTGCCGGTGGAACTTCCGGAGATCGAGAACTACGCCCCGGTGTCGTTCGATCCGAACGACGCCAGCTCCGAGCCGTCCCCACCACTGGCCAAGGCCGACGGGTGGGTCAACGTCGAGCTCGATCTGGGCGACGGACTGCAGACCTACACCCGTGATACCAACGTCATGCCGCAGTGGGCCGGCAGCTCCTGGTACCAGCTGCGCTACGTCGACCCCACCAACTCCGAGGCCTTCGCGGACCCGGAGAACGAAAAGTACTGGGTCGGACCGCGTCCGGAGATCCACGGACCCAACGATCCGGGTGGGGTCGATCTCTACGTGGGTGGCGTCGAGCATGCGGTGTTGCACCTGCTGTACTCGCGCTTCTGGCACAAGGTGTTGTTCGATCTGGGTCACGTCAGCTCGAGCGAGCCGTACCGCCGGTTGTACAACCAGGGCTACATCCAGGCCTACGCCTACACCGACGCGCGTGGGGTCTACGTGCCCGCGGCCGAGGTGATCGAACGCGACGGCGGTTACTTCTACCAGGACCAGCCCGTCAACCGTGAGTACGGGAAAATGGGTAAGTCACTGAAGAACTCGGTCTCCCCCGACGAGATCTTCGCCGAGTACGGTGCCGACACCCTGCGGTTCTACGAGATGTCGATGGGCCCGCTGGACACCTCCCGGCCGTGGGCGACCAAGGACGTCGTCGGCGCGCAGCGGTTCTTGCAGCGCGTCTGGCGACTGGTGCTCGACGAGGTGACCGGCGAGGTCCGCGTCACCGATGCCAAGCCCACCGAGGACACGCTGCGAGTGCTCAACCGAGTGATCGACGGCGTGCACGCGGATTACGCTGCGCTGCGCGACAATACGGCCGGTGCCAAGTTGATCGAGCTGACCAACCACATCACCAAGGCCTACCCCGACGGTGCCCCGCGCGGGGTCGTCGAGCCGCTGATCCTGATGCTGGCTCCTTTGGCTCCGCACCTGTCGGAGGAGCTGTGGGGCAAGCTCGGTCACGAGAAGTCGTTGGCGCACGGGCCGTTCCCGCGCGTGGAGAAGAAGTGGCTCGTCGCCGATACCGTCGACTACCCCATCCAGGTCAACGGCAAGGTACGCAGCCGCATCACCGTCTCTGCCGATGCAACGAAGGACGACGTCGAGAAGACGGCTCTTGCGGACGAGAAAATCGCGGCCTTGCTCGACGGCAAGGCCCCGACCAAGATAATCGTGATCCCGGGTCGAATGGTCAACATCGTCCTGAAGTAG
- a CDS encoding SdpI family protein, with amino-acid sequence MVIVSVVLFVLALVVGAVAALSLLGRLPRNRFAGVRTTEAMRDDETFVLANRVAGPTTAASALVLALGAVAAVALSGVSAVVAVVVALVAALFIAAAGGSIGARAAAAVPPPAEADGCGSSCISCSLKDACQPS; translated from the coding sequence GTGGTCATCGTCTCGGTTGTGTTGTTCGTGCTCGCCCTCGTCGTCGGCGCTGTCGCTGCGCTGTCGTTGCTGGGTCGGCTCCCGCGTAACCGTTTCGCCGGTGTTCGCACCACCGAGGCCATGCGCGACGACGAGACGTTCGTTCTCGCCAATCGCGTCGCCGGGCCGACCACCGCGGCATCGGCTCTGGTGCTGGCCCTGGGCGCAGTGGCCGCGGTTGCGTTGAGCGGAGTATCGGCCGTCGTCGCAGTCGTCGTTGCCCTCGTGGCCGCACTGTTCATCGCTGCGGCCGGCGGATCCATCGGGGCCCGCGCCGCAGCGGCCGTCCCGCCACCCGCCGAGGCGGACGGATGCGGAAGCTCGTGCATCTCGTGCAGCCTCAAGGATGCCTGCCAGCCGAGCTGA
- a CDS encoding ATP-binding protein, with protein sequence MTEIDPMHWDRLARLSQHLLDDIEVGSGDDGTWYVSRDIEAALLRRTVRGSEPQIVVGGAGHGKSTLLWSLHRALQEQGLHPLLVSATWLHPGDDGIRTASTAEIIAAVTGRPGAVLLLDTADLMLHSRSARHDIIDLVTVLARTAVPVVLTTRPLEGQSLPTNLGHKITLGPFSSNSELPTAIEALTVEFIADDSVMPPNPVTAIQSALARGALVDDVCTSPLLLRLLFSLSAPHFPQLELDVTGLYNLFWSRRIVSDHRSGPEVPAEDTDDLSASAGFLAIAMLALGTPEPPVDVVVRRAAQVAASADHTYDDVVLRRHVRALTRRGVLVTTDNRARFLHQTFFEFAAAKGLANRGAEDELPRLIARVAQTPDDLFVGAVVEQTLIILGADLLARPAVRASCQTLIRTGLPYPISIAMTAWAHHPAILELTTDMFAAVADDRLRRYLTTLPLLDSRQFAERARDFGNRLDIVPRGTGTGTFHEILSPHDSSVHPSDSREPDELTMYQERLVRALHRVEARRRDLERATDEAYRAIRRAAGSKDDDHLGRILFSISRSAFYRLKAGSSWSAPGRKLCADIDAHGDTIGERFDLTRLHDAYVAAAQAADDARHARDGHGGSAGR encoded by the coding sequence GTGACCGAAATCGATCCCATGCACTGGGATCGATTGGCACGACTGTCGCAGCACCTGCTCGACGACATCGAAGTGGGATCCGGAGACGACGGCACCTGGTATGTGAGTCGCGATATCGAGGCCGCGTTGCTTCGACGCACGGTCCGAGGATCCGAGCCACAGATAGTTGTCGGTGGAGCCGGGCACGGAAAATCGACACTGCTGTGGTCGCTCCACCGAGCGCTACAGGAGCAGGGGCTCCATCCGTTACTGGTCTCTGCCACCTGGCTCCATCCCGGCGACGACGGCATTCGTACAGCCTCGACCGCCGAGATCATCGCCGCCGTAACCGGTCGACCGGGCGCAGTACTGCTGCTCGACACCGCGGACCTGATGCTGCACAGCCGCTCTGCTCGCCACGACATCATCGACCTGGTCACTGTGCTCGCTCGGACGGCAGTCCCCGTAGTTCTGACGACCAGGCCGCTCGAAGGTCAAAGCCTTCCCACGAACCTGGGGCACAAGATCACCCTCGGGCCGTTCTCCTCGAACTCCGAACTTCCGACCGCAATCGAGGCATTGACCGTCGAGTTCATCGCCGACGACTCGGTGATGCCACCGAATCCGGTGACGGCGATCCAGTCCGCCCTGGCCCGCGGCGCTCTCGTCGACGACGTGTGCACCAGCCCCTTGCTGCTCAGACTTCTCTTCTCACTGTCGGCACCACATTTTCCTCAGCTCGAACTCGACGTCACCGGTCTCTACAACCTGTTCTGGTCTCGGCGCATCGTCAGCGATCACCGCTCCGGACCGGAGGTACCGGCTGAGGACACTGATGACCTTTCGGCCAGTGCCGGGTTTCTGGCGATTGCCATGCTCGCGTTGGGAACACCCGAACCACCCGTCGACGTCGTCGTTCGACGCGCGGCGCAGGTCGCGGCATCGGCGGACCATACATACGACGACGTGGTCCTGCGCAGACACGTACGGGCACTGACCCGGCGCGGCGTACTGGTCACAACCGACAATCGTGCCCGGTTTCTCCATCAAACGTTCTTCGAGTTCGCCGCCGCCAAGGGGCTTGCCAACAGGGGGGCCGAGGATGAACTGCCGCGATTGATCGCTCGTGTTGCACAGACGCCCGACGATCTGTTCGTCGGTGCCGTGGTGGAACAAACCTTGATCATCCTGGGAGCAGATCTACTGGCCAGACCCGCTGTCCGCGCGAGCTGTCAGACCCTCATCCGCACCGGGCTCCCGTATCCCATCTCGATTGCCATGACCGCGTGGGCGCATCATCCTGCGATACTCGAGCTCACCACCGACATGTTCGCTGCGGTCGCCGATGACCGGCTGCGTCGATACCTGACGACGCTGCCCTTGCTGGATTCACGGCAATTCGCCGAGCGTGCACGAGATTTCGGCAACCGGCTCGACATCGTTCCCAGGGGAACAGGAACAGGTACTTTTCACGAAATACTGTCGCCTCACGACAGCTCGGTTCACCCGTCGGATTCCCGGGAGCCTGACGAACTCACCATGTACCAAGAGCGCCTCGTTCGCGCTCTGCACCGCGTGGAGGCACGGCGGCGTGATCTCGAACGTGCGACGGACGAGGCCTACCGTGCGATTCGACGCGCCGCCGGCAGCAAGGACGACGATCATCTCGGCCGTATCTTGTTCAGCATTTCCCGATCTGCGTTCTATCGGCTGAAAGCCGGTTCGAGTTGGAGTGCACCCGGAAGAAAGCTCTGCGCCGACATCGATGCCCACGGGGACACCATCGGTGAGCGCTTCGACCTCACACGTTTGCACGACGCCTATGTGGCCGCGGCTCAGGCGGCGGACGATGCCCGCCATGCCAGGGACGGGCATGGCGGATCCGCAGGTCGATGA
- a CDS encoding bile acid:sodium symporter family protein has protein sequence MKLLRDTVLDPFLLSIFAVAVLASLFPATGTAEDVLGWVTRIAIALLFLIYGARLSPRDAWDGLKHWRLHSVILASTYLLFPALGLALRILEPGLISDDLYTGVLFLCLVPSTVQSSIAFTSIARGNVAGAVVSASFSNIIGVFVTPLLVIALMTTAGSVSIDPGSILDIVLQLLLPFAVGQLIRPWVTGWLTRHSAPTKLVDRGSILLVVFAAFSESMNQHVWSSVAVWRIAVVVAVCAVLLAVVLTITWYAGTWFGFPLEDRLVLLFCGSKKSLASGLPMAAVLFVGQPVGLIVLPLLLFHQIQLMVCTVIAQRFARRPESEPSPAASAAD, from the coding sequence GTGAAGTTGTTGCGGGATACCGTGCTGGATCCCTTCTTGCTGAGCATCTTCGCAGTGGCGGTACTGGCGAGTCTCTTCCCGGCGACCGGCACGGCCGAGGACGTGCTGGGCTGGGTCACCCGGATCGCCATTGCGCTGCTGTTCCTCATCTACGGTGCGAGGTTGTCGCCTCGAGACGCGTGGGACGGCCTCAAGCACTGGCGGCTGCACTCGGTGATCCTGGCGTCGACCTATCTGCTGTTCCCCGCGCTCGGCCTGGCTCTGCGAATACTCGAACCCGGATTGATCAGCGACGACCTCTACACGGGTGTGCTGTTTCTCTGCCTCGTTCCCTCGACGGTGCAGTCCTCGATTGCCTTCACCTCCATCGCCCGCGGCAACGTCGCCGGCGCCGTGGTGAGCGCGTCGTTCTCCAACATCATCGGGGTGTTCGTCACCCCGCTACTGGTGATCGCATTGATGACCACCGCCGGATCGGTGAGCATCGATCCGGGCTCGATCCTCGACATCGTGCTCCAGCTGTTGCTGCCGTTCGCCGTCGGTCAGTTGATCCGGCCATGGGTGACGGGATGGTTGACGCGGCACAGCGCGCCGACGAAGCTCGTCGACCGGGGCTCCATCCTGTTGGTCGTCTTCGCCGCATTCAGCGAGTCGATGAACCAGCACGTGTGGTCCTCGGTGGCGGTGTGGCGCATCGCCGTCGTGGTCGCGGTGTGCGCTGTGCTGCTCGCCGTCGTGCTGACGATCACCTGGTACGCGGGCACATGGTTCGGCTTTCCCCTCGAGGATCGACTGGTGCTGCTGTTCTGCGGGTCCAAGAAGAGCCTGGCGAGCGGCCTGCCGATGGCCGCGGTGCTGTTCGTCGGACAACCCGTCGGACTGATCGTGTTGCCGTTGTTGCTCTTCCACCAGATCCAGCTGATGGTGTGCACCGTGATCGCTCAGCGATTCGCTCGGCGACCGGAATCGGAACCGAGCCCGGCGGCCTCCGCGGCGGACTAG
- a CDS encoding phenylacetate--CoA ligase family protein, giving the protein MNQADRHDPTRTALRLVQSIALSVPAYRRLLAEHGIEIDAIATMTDLARLPTTSKDTYRRTNILSDLQAGGPEEVETIASSAGSSGTPTFWSRGQRSTDHGAAMFGHVLRECADTEHRTTLALVTFPLGPYIGGAFMYAMLLELRKRGHRLSIATPGMDPDVIAEVVSEAADGYQQIVIFAYPPIARDLLDTHGELLRRHDVVVIVGGEPVSEAWRSLVHGMLGDPDGDRVRVVYGATDVGFVGYETAATTAIRSAAAEDSALNGAIFGTEYADEDVVQQPAFVQYRPEFTYIEVDPDGYLLFTVGGVLPLVRYRVNDRGHTLVGNEVRDRLADAGYSALAEDIDPNAHYLLVFGRTDVAAIYSAVNIYPDYFRPAVEHISLATRLTGRFIARCETDSHQRQTLTLDAELRPTMESDPDTAEQLRQLSIASLRQLSAEYRIVHDQKGHDAEPVVRLRPFRSAGFVTGGKQKSID; this is encoded by the coding sequence ATGAACCAGGCAGATCGGCACGACCCGACACGCACAGCTCTTCGGCTCGTCCAGTCCATCGCACTCTCGGTACCCGCGTATCGCCGTCTGCTCGCCGAGCACGGAATCGAGATCGACGCGATCGCAACGATGACCGACCTCGCTCGATTGCCGACCACCTCGAAGGACACCTACCGAAGAACCAACATCCTCTCCGATCTGCAGGCCGGCGGACCCGAAGAAGTCGAGACCATCGCGAGCAGCGCAGGGTCGTCGGGAACCCCGACCTTCTGGTCACGCGGACAGCGGAGCACCGATCACGGAGCAGCGATGTTCGGGCACGTGCTGCGGGAATGCGCCGACACCGAGCACAGAACGACCCTCGCACTCGTGACGTTTCCACTCGGTCCGTACATCGGAGGTGCCTTCATGTACGCCATGTTGCTCGAACTCCGAAAGCGAGGCCATCGGCTCTCGATAGCGACCCCCGGTATGGATCCCGACGTCATTGCCGAAGTGGTGTCCGAGGCCGCAGACGGATATCAGCAGATCGTGATCTTCGCGTACCCCCCGATCGCCCGGGACCTGCTCGACACCCATGGAGAGCTGCTTCGACGGCACGACGTGGTGGTCATCGTCGGGGGTGAACCCGTCAGCGAGGCGTGGCGATCCCTCGTCCACGGCATGCTCGGCGACCCCGACGGAGACCGCGTACGTGTGGTCTACGGGGCAACCGACGTTGGATTCGTCGGCTATGAAACGGCAGCCACGACTGCCATACGTTCGGCGGCAGCAGAGGATTCGGCCTTGAACGGCGCGATATTCGGCACCGAGTACGCCGATGAAGATGTCGTGCAACAACCCGCATTCGTGCAGTATCGACCCGAGTTCACCTACATCGAAGTCGACCCCGACGGGTACTTACTCTTCACCGTGGGTGGAGTGCTGCCACTGGTTCGCTACCGCGTGAACGACAGGGGCCACACGCTCGTCGGTAACGAAGTCCGCGACCGCCTCGCCGATGCCGGGTATTCCGCTCTCGCTGAAGACATCGACCCGAATGCTCACTACCTGCTGGTGTTCGGCCGAACCGACGTCGCCGCCATCTACAGTGCCGTCAACATCTATCCCGACTACTTCCGACCGGCCGTCGAACACATCTCTCTGGCAACACGATTGACGGGACGGTTCATCGCTCGCTGCGAGACCGACAGCCACCAGCGCCAGACATTGACGCTCGACGCCGAGCTTCGGCCCACAATGGAATCCGATCCCGATACTGCCGAACAACTCCGGCAGCTGTCCATCGCCAGCCTGCGGCAATTGAGCGCGGAATACCGCATCGTGCACGACCAGAAGGGTCACGACGCAGAACCCGTCGTACGCCTGCGCCCGTTCCGCTCCGCCGGCTTCGTCACCGGAGGAAAGCAGAAGTCGATCGACTAG
- a CDS encoding molybdopterin-dependent oxidoreductase — protein sequence MPGDGSASSVDSGGMPIDEREIPGSPVGRRVVLGLLAAGAAGIVGGGAIQKGLASVLGPLGNHDPTGLIGLIPVGNNFRFYSVTQGAPRKDENSYALTVGGSVDAPRTFTLQDLRSMPQTSLVRDFQCVTGWRVPEVAWSGVRLADILDAVGPTASANSLRFTSFDGTYTESLTLEQARRDDVLIALTMLDAPVTHDHGGPVRLFVASMYGYKSIKWLGGIELTDNVVPGYWENRGYDIDAYVGESNGRRDDPTG from the coding sequence GTGCCAGGTGACGGATCGGCGTCGAGCGTGGACAGTGGAGGGATGCCGATCGACGAGCGAGAGATCCCGGGTAGTCCCGTGGGTCGCCGAGTCGTGCTCGGCCTGTTGGCAGCCGGTGCCGCGGGCATCGTGGGCGGCGGGGCGATCCAGAAGGGGTTGGCGTCCGTTCTCGGCCCACTCGGCAATCACGATCCAACGGGATTGATCGGGCTGATTCCCGTCGGGAACAATTTCCGGTTCTACTCGGTGACGCAGGGCGCGCCGCGTAAGGACGAGAATTCCTACGCCCTGACGGTGGGCGGTTCCGTCGACGCACCGCGCACGTTCACTCTGCAGGACCTACGTTCGATGCCGCAGACGTCGTTGGTGCGTGACTTTCAATGCGTCACGGGATGGCGAGTACCCGAAGTTGCCTGGAGCGGAGTGCGATTGGCCGATATTCTCGATGCCGTCGGACCCACCGCGTCGGCGAACTCGCTTCGCTTCACCTCGTTCGACGGGACCTACACGGAGAGTCTGACGCTCGAGCAGGCACGTCGCGACGATGTCCTGATTGCGCTGACGATGTTGGACGCTCCGGTGACCCACGACCACGGCGGGCCTGTTCGGCTGTTCGTGGCCTCGATGTACGGCTACAAGAGCATCAAATGGCTCGGCGGCATCGAGCTCACCGACAACGTGGTGCCGGGCTACTGGGAGAATCGCGGATACGACATCGACGCATACGTCGGCGAATCGAACGGGCGTCGTGATGACCCCACGGGCTGA
- a CDS encoding cytochrome b/b6 domain-containing protein translates to MTPRAELARFGRVERYVHWAVGILVIVCIVTAAILYIGSLAVLVGHRPIVEFVHVWSGFLLPVPLIAGAISSGYRRDLERLNRFVDDDWKWLRSKARRLGAVGVGKFNAGQKLNGALSGGSILVLLLTGAVMYFQNWSPLNWRIGATFVHDWFALGFGLLVVGHITYAWKDTEAMRGMTEGVVTREWARREHPEWVDENRDG, encoded by the coding sequence ATGACCCCACGGGCTGAGCTCGCCAGATTCGGACGGGTCGAACGATACGTGCACTGGGCCGTCGGGATTCTGGTGATCGTCTGCATCGTCACCGCTGCGATCCTGTACATCGGGTCGCTCGCAGTGCTGGTGGGGCACCGCCCGATCGTGGAGTTCGTGCACGTGTGGTCGGGCTTCCTCCTTCCGGTTCCGTTGATCGCCGGTGCGATATCCAGTGGCTACCGACGGGACCTGGAGCGTCTCAACAGATTCGTCGACGACGACTGGAAGTGGTTGCGTTCCAAGGCTCGTCGCCTCGGCGCGGTGGGGGTCGGTAAGTTCAACGCCGGCCAGAAGCTGAACGGCGCGCTCAGCGGTGGGTCGATTCTCGTGCTGCTGCTGACCGGTGCGGTGATGTACTTCCAGAACTGGAGCCCGCTGAACTGGCGAATCGGCGCGACCTTCGTACACGATTGGTTCGCACTGGGATTCGGCCTGCTGGTGGTCGGGCACATCACGTACGCGTGGAAAGACACCGAGGCCATGCGCGGGATGACCGAGGGAGTCGTCACGCGAGAGTGGGCCCGGCGCGAGCATCCGGAATGGGTAGACGAGAACCGAGATGGCTGA
- a CDS encoding pyridoxamine 5'-phosphate oxidase family protein has protein sequence MALSKAEREEFLAESRIAALSVAAGPDRGPLTVPIWYDYTPGGDAWVLTGRTSKKAQLIRAAGRFTLMVEQSNPTIKYVSVDGPVVREEPNTPELLRAMAARYLPPEKVDGYLEMANSEHEENVVFYLQPEHWLSADLGAI, from the coding sequence ATGGCACTGTCGAAGGCAGAACGCGAAGAATTTCTGGCCGAGTCTCGGATCGCCGCCTTGTCCGTCGCTGCGGGTCCCGATCGGGGGCCGCTCACCGTCCCCATCTGGTACGACTACACCCCGGGCGGTGACGCGTGGGTCCTCACCGGCAGGACGTCGAAGAAGGCCCAATTGATCAGGGCTGCAGGTCGATTCACTCTCATGGTCGAGCAGTCGAATCCGACGATCAAATACGTGTCCGTCGATGGGCCGGTCGTACGCGAAGAGCCCAACACGCCGGAGCTTCTGCGCGCCATGGCAGCGCGCTACCTACCCCCGGAGAAGGTCGACGGCTACCTCGAGATGGCGAACAGCGAACACGAAGAAAACGTGGTGTTCTACCTGCAACCGGAGCATTGGCTGTCGGCCGATCTCGGGGCCATCTGA